In one Micromonospora polyrhachis genomic region, the following are encoded:
- a CDS encoding acetolactate synthase: MTERIEGNGGDLVLAALRGYGVREMFTLSGGHVFPLYDAAHRAGDAADGQPVMRIVDVRHEQSAVFAAEAVAKLQRRPGLAVLTAGPGVTNGISGLTSAYFNASPVLVLGGRAPAFRWGSGSLQEIDHVPLVAPVTKHAATVFATEDVPAAINTALTAALRPHRGPAFLDLPLEVVFSTADVDLPAVPVIAPIEPDPEEVAKAARLIAAAQRPVIVAGSDVYAGDAVTALRAAAEALGVPVFTNGMGRGALPPEHPLAFAKSRRTALKGADVIVVVGTPLDFRLSFGDFGDAQVVHIVDAPEQRAGHVAPAAAPVGDLRLILSALADHPGDRTDHTDWIAELRVAEDAAKAKHAGEMAADSDPIRPARIYGELRQVLDRDAITIGDGGDFVSYAGRYLEPALPGTWLDPGPYGCLGTGMGYAMGARITHPDRQVCVLMGDGAAGFSLMDVESLVRQKLPVVIVVGNNGIWGLEKHPMQAMYGYDVAADLQPGLRYDDVVTALGGAGETVAKAADLGPALKRAFDAGVPYLVNVLTDPTDAYPRSSNLA; this comes from the coding sequence ATGACGGAGCGGATCGAAGGCAACGGCGGTGATCTGGTGCTGGCGGCCCTACGGGGGTACGGGGTGCGCGAGATGTTCACCCTCTCCGGCGGTCACGTCTTCCCGCTCTACGATGCCGCGCACCGGGCTGGCGACGCCGCCGACGGCCAGCCGGTGATGCGGATCGTCGACGTCCGGCACGAGCAGTCGGCCGTCTTCGCCGCCGAGGCGGTCGCCAAACTCCAGCGCCGCCCGGGTCTGGCGGTACTCACCGCCGGACCCGGCGTCACCAACGGCATCTCCGGCCTGACCAGCGCCTACTTCAACGCCTCACCGGTGCTGGTGCTCGGGGGCCGGGCACCGGCCTTCCGGTGGGGCTCGGGCAGCCTCCAGGAGATCGACCACGTGCCGCTGGTCGCGCCGGTCACCAAGCACGCGGCCACCGTCTTCGCCACCGAGGACGTCCCGGCCGCGATCAACACTGCGTTGACCGCCGCGCTGCGCCCGCACCGGGGCCCGGCCTTCCTGGACCTGCCCCTGGAGGTGGTCTTCTCGACCGCCGACGTCGACCTGCCCGCCGTGCCGGTGATCGCGCCGATCGAGCCGGACCCCGAGGAGGTCGCCAAGGCGGCCCGCCTGATCGCCGCCGCGCAGCGGCCGGTCATCGTCGCCGGCTCCGACGTCTACGCCGGGGACGCCGTCACCGCGTTGCGGGCGGCGGCCGAGGCGCTGGGCGTGCCGGTCTTCACCAACGGTATGGGCCGGGGCGCGCTGCCCCCGGAGCACCCGCTGGCCTTTGCCAAGTCCCGCCGGACCGCGCTCAAGGGCGCCGACGTGATCGTGGTGGTCGGCACCCCGCTGGACTTCCGGCTCAGCTTCGGCGACTTCGGTGACGCGCAGGTCGTACACATCGTGGACGCCCCCGAACAGCGGGCCGGACACGTCGCACCGGCCGCCGCGCCCGTCGGTGACCTGCGGCTGATCCTGTCCGCCCTGGCCGATCACCCCGGTGACCGGACCGACCACACCGACTGGATCGCCGAGTTGCGGGTGGCCGAGGACGCGGCCAAGGCGAAACACGCCGGCGAGATGGCCGCCGACAGCGACCCGATCCGCCCGGCCCGGATCTACGGCGAGCTGCGCCAGGTGTTGGACCGCGACGCGATCACCATCGGCGACGGCGGTGACTTCGTGTCGTACGCCGGTCGTTACCTGGAGCCGGCGCTGCCCGGCACCTGGCTCGACCCGGGCCCGTACGGCTGCCTCGGCACCGGCATGGGCTACGCGATGGGGGCCCGGATCACCCACCCGGACCGTCAGGTGTGCGTGCTGATGGGTGACGGGGCCGCCGGCTTCTCACTGATGGACGTCGAGTCCCTGGTACGGCAGAAGCTGCCGGTGGTCATCGTCGTCGGCAACAACGGCATCTGGGGTCTGGAGAAGCACCCGATGCAGGCCATGTACGGCTACGACGTGGCCGCCGACCTGCAACCCGGGCTGCGTTACGACGACGTGGTGACCGCGCTCGGCGGGGCGGGGGAGACAGTGGCGAAGGCCGCCGACCTCGGTCCGGCGCTGAAGCGGGCGTTCGACGCCGGTGTGCCGTACCTGGTCAACGTGCTCACCGACCCGACCGACGCCTACCCCCGCTCGTCCAACCTGGCCTGA
- the mnmA gene encoding tRNA 2-thiouridine(34) synthase MnmA produces MRVLAAMSGGVDSAVAAARAVAAGYDVTGVHLALARNPQTYRTGARGCCTLEDSRDARRAADVIGIPFYVWDMADRFHEDVVDDFVAEYAAGRTPNPCLRCNEKIKFAAVLDRAVALGFDAVVTGHHARLGPDGLLRRSVDLAKDQSYVLAVLTREQLDRSMFPLGDSTKEQVRAEAAERGLAVADKPDSHDICFIADGDTRRFLAERLGEAPGDIVEASTGAVLGSHSGAYAYTVGQRKGLALGVPAADGKPRYVLSITPKTNTVTVGPAEALEVSTVRAQRPVWTGGPTPTGPVDCEVQLRAHGNVVPATVRVDDGTLHADLHRPMRGVAAGQAIVAYRPDPAGDVVLGSATITG; encoded by the coding sequence GTGAGGGTTCTGGCAGCCATGTCCGGCGGGGTCGACTCGGCGGTGGCCGCCGCACGAGCGGTGGCAGCCGGGTACGACGTGACCGGTGTGCATCTGGCGTTGGCCCGTAACCCACAGACCTACCGGACCGGGGCCCGGGGCTGCTGCACGCTGGAAGACTCCCGGGACGCGCGTCGGGCGGCGGATGTGATCGGCATCCCGTTCTACGTCTGGGACATGGCCGACCGGTTCCACGAGGACGTGGTGGACGACTTCGTCGCCGAGTACGCGGCGGGCCGTACCCCGAATCCGTGCCTGCGCTGCAACGAGAAGATCAAGTTCGCGGCGGTCCTGGACCGGGCCGTCGCCCTGGGCTTCGACGCGGTCGTCACCGGCCACCACGCCCGACTCGGCCCCGACGGCCTGCTGCGCCGCAGCGTCGACCTGGCCAAGGACCAGTCGTACGTCCTGGCGGTGCTCACCCGTGAGCAGCTCGACCGGTCGATGTTCCCGCTCGGCGACTCCACCAAGGAGCAGGTACGCGCCGAGGCGGCCGAGCGCGGGCTGGCCGTGGCCGACAAGCCCGACTCGCACGACATCTGCTTCATCGCCGACGGCGACACCCGCCGGTTCCTCGCCGAGCGGCTGGGCGAGGCCCCCGGCGACATCGTCGAGGCCAGCACGGGTGCCGTGCTCGGCTCACACTCCGGGGCGTACGCCTACACGGTAGGCCAGCGCAAGGGGCTGGCGCTGGGCGTACCGGCCGCCGACGGCAAGCCGCGCTACGTGCTGTCGATCACCCCGAAGACCAACACGGTGACCGTGGGCCCGGCCGAGGCGCTGGAGGTCTCCACCGTCCGGGCACAGCGGCCGGTCTGGACCGGCGGCCCGACCCCCACCGGCCCGGTCGACTGCGAGGTGCAGCTCCGGGCACACGGCAACGTCGTACCGGCGACCGTACGCGTCGACGACGGCACGCTCCACGCCGACCTGCACCGGCCGATGCGCGGCGTCGCCGCCGGTCAGGCGATCGTGGCGTACCGCCCCGACCCGGCCGGCGACGTGGTGCTCGGCTCGGCCACCATCACCGGTTAA
- a CDS encoding VOC family protein — protein MIGKLRTVVLDCPEPRALADFYSELLGLPVTSDDGGWVVIGGGEGEARLAFQQAPGLREPRWPDPERPQQLHLDVLVDDVEAAEAKVLALGAKRLPGEGDGFRVYADPVGHPFCLLWGV, from the coding sequence ATGATAGGAAAACTACGCACAGTTGTGCTGGACTGTCCGGAGCCACGCGCCCTGGCCGACTTCTACAGCGAGTTGCTCGGGTTGCCGGTGACCTCCGACGACGGCGGGTGGGTGGTGATCGGCGGCGGGGAAGGCGAAGCCCGGCTCGCCTTCCAGCAGGCCCCCGGGCTGCGCGAACCTCGCTGGCCCGATCCGGAACGCCCCCAGCAGCTCCATCTCGACGTCTTGGTGGACGACGTCGAGGCGGCTGAGGCCAAGGTGCTCGCGCTGGGGGCGAAGCGGCTGCCCGGCGAGGGCGACGGCTTCCGCGTCTATGCCGACCCGGTGGGCCACCCGTTCTGCCTACTCTGGGGCGTCTGA
- a CDS encoding GNAT family N-acetyltransferase, translating to MTDLDVSALRAAYDHQLRPEIPDPMPAGVTVERDGPLVRVLGQSSGGFLTYRDLGGLSGAELDELIVRQREIFARRGEPVEWKLVEHDEPADLGDRLRAAGFEPQAREAVVVGPVAPLAAVLPVPPEGVRLREVTARADLDRIAELESAVWGEQRLRVADMLEKELAAGVDRLTVVVAEEVETGRVVCAGWVRYQAGTRFASLWGGATRPEWRGRGIYRALVTHRARLADTRGFTLLQVDASDDSRPILHRLGFVTITTTTPYVYTP from the coding sequence GTGACCGATCTCGACGTTTCCGCACTTCGTGCCGCTTATGACCACCAACTGCGACCCGAGATTCCGGATCCCATGCCGGCCGGTGTCACTGTCGAGCGGGACGGTCCGCTGGTGCGGGTCCTCGGTCAGAGTTCAGGCGGCTTCCTCACCTATCGGGATCTTGGCGGGCTGTCCGGGGCCGAGCTGGACGAGCTGATCGTCCGGCAGCGGGAGATCTTCGCCCGTCGGGGCGAGCCGGTCGAGTGGAAGCTGGTCGAGCACGATGAGCCGGCCGATCTGGGCGACCGGTTGCGGGCCGCCGGGTTCGAGCCGCAGGCACGGGAGGCCGTGGTGGTGGGCCCGGTCGCGCCGCTGGCGGCCGTGCTGCCGGTGCCGCCCGAGGGCGTACGGCTGCGTGAGGTGACCGCTCGTGCGGACCTGGACCGGATCGCGGAGCTGGAGTCGGCGGTCTGGGGTGAGCAGCGGCTTCGGGTGGCCGACATGTTGGAGAAGGAGTTGGCCGCCGGGGTCGACCGGCTGACCGTGGTGGTGGCCGAGGAGGTCGAGACCGGGCGGGTGGTGTGTGCCGGTTGGGTGCGCTACCAGGCCGGCACCCGATTCGCCTCCCTCTGGGGCGGGGCGACCCGGCCCGAGTGGCGGGGCCGGGGGATCTACCGGGCGCTGGTTACCCACCGGGCCCGATTGGCTGACACCCGGGGCTTCACGCTGTTGCAGGTCGACGCCTCCGACGACAGCCGGCCGATTCTGCACCGGCTTGGGTTCGTCACGATCACGACGACCACCCCGTACGTCTACACTCCATGA
- a CDS encoding PLD nuclease N-terminal domain-containing protein, translated as MARLYVLLFIVQIILAVCALISCLSTEEGKIRALPRLVWVLIILFFPLVGSIAWFLAGRPAPAGKPGSGWRPGEGPSERERPRQVAPDDDPEFLRSLDTERAKQDREMFDRWEADLRRREEELRRRDADEPPRDDSSPTGNG; from the coding sequence ATGGCCCGCCTGTACGTCCTCCTCTTCATCGTGCAGATCATCCTCGCGGTCTGCGCTCTGATCAGCTGCCTCTCCACCGAGGAAGGGAAGATCCGCGCCCTACCCCGGCTCGTCTGGGTGCTGATCATCCTGTTCTTCCCGCTGGTCGGCTCGATCGCCTGGTTCCTCGCCGGTCGGCCGGCACCAGCCGGCAAGCCGGGTAGCGGTTGGCGTCCGGGCGAGGGCCCGTCAGAACGGGAACGTCCGCGTCAGGTGGCCCCGGACGACGACCCCGAGTTCCTCCGTTCCCTCGACACCGAACGCGCCAAGCAGGACCGGGAGATGTTCGACCGCTGGGAGGCGGATCTGCGCCGTCGCGAGGAGGAACTGCGCCGCCGCGACGCCGACGAGCCACCCCGGGACGACTCCTCCCCCACCGGCAACGGATAG
- a CDS encoding electron transfer flavoprotein subunit alpha/FixB family protein: MAEVLVVVEATSAFGVKKVTLELLTLARDLGTPAAVVLGGPGAVAALSDKLGEYGAEKIYAAESEEINGHLVAPKATVLAELVKRVQPAAVLLASTQEGKEIAARLAVKLDNGILTDVVGLAADGTATQVAFAGSTVVKSKVTRGLPLVTLRPNSVTPAPAPATPAVEQLDVQLGDADKLAKVVDRVAEQKGSRPELTEASVVVSGGRGVGNADNFKLVEELADLLGGAVGASRAAVDSGFYPHQFQVGQTGKTVSPQLYIALGISGAIQHRAGMQTSKTIVAVNKDGEAPIFELADFGVVGDLHKVVPQAADEIRKRK, encoded by the coding sequence ATGGCTGAGGTACTCGTAGTCGTCGAAGCCACCAGCGCCTTCGGCGTCAAGAAGGTCACGCTCGAACTGCTCACCCTGGCCCGAGACCTGGGCACCCCGGCCGCGGTGGTGCTCGGCGGTCCCGGCGCGGTCGCCGCCCTGAGCGACAAGCTCGGCGAGTACGGCGCGGAGAAGATCTACGCCGCCGAGAGCGAGGAGATCAACGGCCACCTGGTCGCCCCCAAGGCCACCGTCCTGGCCGAGCTGGTCAAGCGGGTGCAGCCGGCCGCCGTGCTGCTCGCCTCCACCCAGGAGGGCAAGGAGATCGCCGCCCGGCTCGCCGTCAAGTTGGACAACGGCATCCTCACCGACGTGGTGGGCCTGGCCGCCGACGGCACCGCCACCCAGGTCGCCTTCGCCGGCTCGACGGTCGTCAAGTCCAAGGTCACCCGGGGCCTGCCGCTGGTGACCCTGCGCCCCAACTCGGTCACCCCGGCACCCGCCCCGGCCACCCCGGCCGTCGAGCAGCTCGACGTCCAACTCGGCGACGCCGACAAGCTGGCCAAGGTCGTCGACCGGGTCGCCGAGCAGAAGGGCTCCCGCCCCGAGCTCACCGAGGCGTCGGTGGTCGTCTCCGGTGGCCGCGGTGTCGGCAACGCCGACAACTTCAAGCTGGTCGAGGAGCTGGCCGACCTGCTCGGCGGCGCGGTCGGCGCGTCCCGGGCGGCCGTCGACTCCGGCTTCTACCCGCACCAGTTCCAGGTGGGGCAGACCGGTAAGACCGTCTCGCCGCAGCTCTACATCGCACTCGGCATCTCCGGCGCCATCCAGCACCGGGCCGGCATGCAGACGTCGAAGACGATCGTCGCGGTCAACAAGGACGGCGAGGCCCCGATCTTCGAACTGGCCGACTTCGGTGTGGTGGGCGACCTGCACAAGGTCGTACCGCAGGCGGCGGACGAGATCCGCAAGCGCAAGTAG
- a CDS encoding electron transfer flavoprotein subunit beta/FixA family protein, translated as MNIVVLVKQVPDSGADRNLRSDDNTVDRGSASNVINEMDEYAIEEALKIKEAHGGEVTVLTMGPDKATESIRKALSMGPDKAVHIVDDALHGSCAVATSKVLAAALRTLGADLVLCGSESTDGRVQAMPHMLAERLGIAALTGARKLTVDGSTLTIERQTEEGYEVVTATAPAVVSVWDTINEPRYPSFKGIMAAKKKPVQTLSLADLGVAPTEVGFDGATSAVVEHAKRPPRSGGEKITDEGSGGVQLVEFLATEKFV; from the coding sequence ATGAACATCGTCGTACTCGTCAAGCAGGTGCCCGATTCGGGCGCGGACCGCAACCTGCGTAGTGACGACAACACCGTCGACCGCGGCTCGGCGAGCAACGTCATCAACGAGATGGACGAATACGCCATCGAAGAGGCGTTGAAGATCAAGGAAGCGCACGGTGGCGAGGTCACCGTCCTGACCATGGGGCCGGACAAGGCCACCGAGTCGATCCGCAAGGCGCTGTCGATGGGGCCGGACAAGGCCGTACACATCGTGGACGACGCCCTGCACGGCTCCTGCGCCGTGGCCACCTCCAAGGTGCTCGCCGCCGCGCTGCGTACCCTCGGCGCGGACCTGGTGCTCTGCGGCTCCGAGTCCACCGACGGTCGGGTCCAGGCCATGCCGCACATGCTCGCCGAGCGCCTTGGTATCGCCGCGCTGACCGGTGCCCGCAAGCTGACCGTGGACGGCTCGACGCTGACCATCGAGCGGCAGACCGAAGAGGGCTACGAGGTCGTCACCGCCACCGCCCCCGCCGTGGTCTCGGTCTGGGACACCATCAACGAGCCGCGCTACCCGTCCTTCAAGGGCATCATGGCGGCCAAGAAGAAGCCGGTGCAGACCCTCTCCCTGGCCGACCTGGGCGTCGCCCCGACCGAGGTGGGCTTCGACGGCGCGACCAGCGCGGTCGTCGAGCACGCCAAGCGCCCGCCCCGCTCCGGCGGCGAGAAGATCACCGACGAGGGCTCCGGCGGCGTGCAGCTGGTCGAGTTCCTCGCCACCGAGAAGTTCGTGTGA
- a CDS encoding DUF202 domain-containing protein, whose product MSRPPGPPPQDPESQTAPQDPEPGAPPQDPESQTAPENAKPGLFAERTRLAWLRSNLAIIVVTLLLVRLALIKGLFEQPRAARSITGVTLAGCLALTLITLPWVTGRARRHTDGGGAVLPLVALIAVGLAMLGVLFILVGEA is encoded by the coding sequence GTGAGCCGGCCTCCCGGACCACCACCGCAGGACCCCGAGTCGCAGACGGCACCGCAGGACCCCGAGCCCGGAGCACCACCGCAGGACCCCGAGTCGCAGACAGCACCGGAGAACGCCAAACCCGGCCTGTTCGCGGAACGCACCCGGCTGGCCTGGCTCCGGAGCAACCTGGCGATCATCGTCGTGACCCTGCTCCTCGTCCGACTGGCCCTGATCAAAGGGCTCTTCGAACAGCCGCGAGCGGCTCGGTCGATCACCGGTGTCACGCTCGCCGGCTGCCTCGCCCTCACCCTGATCACCCTGCCCTGGGTCACCGGCCGGGCCCGGCGACACACCGACGGCGGCGGAGCCGTGCTGCCACTGGTAGCCCTGATCGCCGTCGGTCTCGCCATGCTCGGGGTGCTGTTCATCCTCGTTGGAGAAGCCTGA
- a CDS encoding methionine synthase: MGSLPGTDVAEAQRIVLGELPALPHLPELPARGPGADLVGRGASLLVDLPVELYAARWRIAGRPGRDLRRAHDLMERDLDQLTEQAEEYAGPIKVQAAGPFTLAANLDLPIGGRMLRDAGAVRDLTESLAEGLRTHVADVRRRLPRARVLLQLDEPSLPAVLAGQIPTESGFSVYRAVEPGTARAMLATVIEAVDTPVVVHCCAPDVPLELIRTAGAVGVAFDLDRVKQLDPLGEAIDAGLGLLVGAAPTSPPSSGRPPTSAQVADRVRQLWHRLGFPIRQLAEQVVVTPACGLAGASPEYVRAVLTACRDAGRRLYED; encoded by the coding sequence ATCGGGTCCCTGCCCGGCACGGACGTCGCCGAGGCGCAGCGGATCGTCCTCGGCGAGCTGCCGGCCCTGCCACACCTGCCCGAACTGCCGGCCCGAGGGCCGGGGGCGGACCTGGTCGGGCGGGGTGCCAGCCTGCTGGTGGACCTGCCGGTCGAGCTGTACGCGGCCCGGTGGCGCATCGCCGGCCGCCCCGGACGGGACCTGCGTCGGGCCCACGACCTGATGGAACGGGACCTGGACCAGCTCACCGAGCAGGCCGAGGAGTACGCCGGCCCGATCAAGGTGCAGGCGGCTGGCCCATTCACCCTGGCCGCCAACCTGGACCTGCCCATCGGCGGGCGGATGTTGCGTGACGCCGGGGCGGTACGGGACCTGACCGAGTCGCTGGCCGAGGGGCTGCGGACCCACGTCGCCGACGTGCGGCGGCGGCTGCCCCGGGCGCGCGTACTGCTGCAACTCGACGAGCCGTCGCTGCCGGCGGTACTGGCCGGGCAGATTCCCACCGAGAGCGGCTTCAGCGTCTACCGGGCGGTCGAGCCGGGCACCGCCCGCGCCATGCTGGCAACGGTGATCGAGGCGGTGGACACACCGGTGGTGGTGCACTGCTGCGCGCCGGACGTACCGCTGGAGTTGATCCGTACCGCGGGCGCGGTAGGGGTCGCTTTCGACCTGGACCGGGTCAAGCAGCTCGACCCGCTCGGCGAGGCCATCGACGCCGGCCTCGGCCTGCTGGTCGGGGCCGCGCCCACGTCACCGCCGTCGAGCGGTCGCCCGCCGACCTCGGCGCAGGTCGCCGACCGGGTACGCCAACTCTGGCACCGCCTCGGCTTCCCGATCCGCCAGCTCGCCGAGCAGGTGGTGGTCACGCCCGCCTGCGGGCTGGCCGGGGCCAGCCCCGAGTACGTCCGCGCGGTGCTCACCGCGTGTCGGGATGCCGGCCGCCGACTGTACGAGGATTAG
- a CDS encoding ADP-ribosylglycohydrolase family protein, which yields MIEQPARPVGGVPVEQRASGSLFGLAYGDALGKPTEFLTVAEIRRRYGPDGPRELTGQPALVTDDTQMGLAVAWALHQASAATPEILEPLLRDRFLAWAASPDNNRAPGMTCLRACGELARGTRWQEATVAGSKGCGANMRVTPVGLVPGYDLDTLAGVAQLQAGLTHGHPTGLAASELTAYAVRVLRDGASLTEVPALLRQRASGQRSVYRGDWLGDLWQRPGVTDPVEFIARGWDECLAVLDRLDAALAAPDDGGDPCLRTGAGWIAEEALATALLSALWHRDDPVAALGRAATTAGDSDSIAALAGAFLGAERGMSAWPTRWSDQVEYADQLTTLGAAWD from the coding sequence ATGATCGAGCAGCCCGCCCGACCGGTTGGTGGAGTCCCAGTGGAGCAGCGTGCCTCGGGATCGTTGTTCGGGTTGGCCTACGGTGACGCGTTGGGCAAGCCGACCGAGTTCCTCACCGTCGCCGAGATCCGGCGGCGCTACGGTCCCGACGGTCCGCGCGAGCTGACCGGCCAGCCGGCCCTGGTCACCGACGACACCCAGATGGGGCTGGCGGTCGCCTGGGCACTGCATCAGGCGAGCGCCGCCACCCCGGAGATCCTGGAACCGTTGCTGCGGGACCGGTTCCTGGCCTGGGCGGCCAGCCCGGACAACAACCGGGCACCGGGCATGACGTGTCTGCGGGCGTGTGGGGAGCTGGCCCGGGGCACGCGGTGGCAGGAGGCGACCGTCGCCGGCTCGAAGGGGTGCGGGGCCAACATGCGGGTCACCCCGGTCGGGTTGGTGCCCGGCTACGACCTGGACACCCTGGCCGGGGTCGCGCAGCTCCAGGCCGGGTTGACCCACGGTCACCCGACCGGGCTGGCAGCCAGCGAACTGACCGCGTACGCCGTGCGCGTGCTGCGGGACGGTGCGAGCCTGACCGAGGTGCCGGCCCTGTTGCGGCAGCGCGCTTCCGGGCAGCGCAGCGTCTACCGGGGTGACTGGTTGGGCGACCTGTGGCAGCGGCCGGGCGTCACCGACCCGGTGGAGTTCATCGCGCGGGGCTGGGACGAGTGCCTGGCCGTACTCGACCGGCTCGACGCGGCGCTCGCGGCACCCGATGACGGGGGCGACCCGTGCCTGCGTACTGGGGCGGGCTGGATCGCCGAGGAGGCGCTGGCCACGGCGTTGCTCAGCGCGCTGTGGCACCGCGACGACCCGGTGGCGGCGCTGGGGCGGGCGGCCACCACCGCCGGTGACTCGGACTCCATCGCCGCGTTGGCCGGGGCGTTCCTCGGCGCGGAGCGTGGGATGTCCGCCTGGCCGACCCGCTGGTCGGACCAGGTCGAGTACGCCGATCAGCTCACCACCCTCGGCGCGGCCTGGGACTGA
- a CDS encoding cysteine desulfurase family protein yields the protein MAYLDHAATTPMLDEALAAYVATAREVGNASSLHASGRLARRRVEESRERVAAALGARPSEVIFTGGGTESDNLAVKGIFWARRAADPARTRLVASAIEHHAVLDSAQWLQRHEGASASWLPVDAAGRLSPDELRSVLDEHGDQVTLVTVMWANNEVGTVQPVAELAAVAAERGVPFHTDAVQAVGQVPVDFAASGVAALTVTGHKLGGPVGVGALLLGRDVACTPVLHGGGQERDVRSGTLDAAGIAAFAVAVEKAVKTQQEYAARVAALRDDLVTRVRQTVPEAIYNGDPVHRLPGNAHFSFPGCEGDALLLLLDAQGIACSTGSACSAGVAQPSHVLLAMGADDDRARSSLRFALGHNSTADEVEALVAALPGVVERARRAGVIKSARG from the coding sequence ATGGCATACCTGGATCATGCGGCGACCACCCCGATGCTCGACGAGGCATTGGCGGCGTACGTCGCCACCGCCCGCGAGGTCGGCAACGCCTCCTCCCTGCACGCCTCCGGCCGGCTGGCGCGTCGCCGGGTCGAGGAGTCCCGGGAACGGGTGGCCGCCGCGCTCGGTGCCCGCCCGTCCGAAGTGATCTTCACCGGGGGCGGTACGGAGAGCGACAACCTCGCGGTCAAGGGCATCTTCTGGGCGCGACGCGCGGCCGACCCGGCCCGGACCCGGCTGGTGGCCAGCGCGATCGAGCACCACGCCGTACTCGACTCGGCGCAGTGGCTGCAACGGCACGAAGGCGCCTCGGCAAGCTGGCTCCCCGTCGATGCGGCCGGGCGGCTCAGCCCGGACGAGCTGCGCTCGGTGCTCGACGAACACGGTGACCAGGTGACCCTGGTGACCGTCATGTGGGCCAACAACGAGGTGGGCACGGTCCAGCCGGTGGCCGAGCTGGCCGCTGTGGCCGCCGAACGGGGCGTCCCGTTCCACACCGACGCCGTGCAGGCGGTCGGCCAGGTGCCGGTCGACTTCGCGGCCAGCGGAGTGGCCGCCCTCACCGTCACCGGGCACAAGCTCGGCGGCCCGGTCGGCGTGGGCGCGCTGCTGCTCGGTCGGGACGTGGCCTGCACGCCGGTGCTGCACGGCGGGGGCCAGGAGCGGGACGTCCGCTCCGGCACGCTGGACGCGGCCGGCATCGCCGCCTTCGCCGTCGCCGTCGAGAAGGCGGTCAAGACCCAACAGGAGTACGCGGCCCGCGTCGCCGCGCTCCGCGACGACCTGGTGACCCGGGTACGGCAGACCGTGCCCGAGGCGATCTACAACGGTGACCCCGTGCACCGGCTGCCGGGCAACGCGCACTTCTCCTTCCCCGGTTGCGAGGGGGACGCCCTGCTGCTGTTGCTCGACGCCCAGGGCATCGCCTGTTCGACCGGGTCGGCCTGTTCGGCCGGGGTGGCCCAGCCCTCGCACGTACTGCTGGCCATGGGAGCCGACGACGACCGGGCCCGGTCGTCGCTGCGCTTCGCCCTCGGCCACAACTCGACCGCCGACGAGGTGGAGGCCCTGGTCGCGGCGCTGCCCGGGGTGGTCGAGCGGGCCCGCCGGGCCGGTGTGATCAAGTCGGCTCGGGGCTGA
- a CDS encoding YidH family protein: MLQAIRQWFDTREVRQVGTAPDYRFSLANERTFLAWLRTGLALIAGGLGVAQFLPPLPVAHGREAIAVVLLLLGAAVAVGAVDRWTRNERAMRLGQELPPARLPAVLAILVSLGALLLVVMVLLPSRGGR; this comes from the coding sequence GTGCTCCAGGCGATCAGACAGTGGTTCGACACCCGGGAGGTACGCCAGGTCGGCACCGCCCCGGACTACCGGTTCTCGCTGGCCAACGAGCGGACCTTCCTCGCCTGGCTGCGTACCGGGCTGGCCCTGATCGCCGGTGGTCTCGGCGTTGCCCAGTTCCTCCCCCCGCTGCCGGTGGCACACGGACGCGAGGCGATCGCCGTGGTCCTGCTCCTGCTCGGGGCGGCAGTCGCGGTCGGAGCGGTGGACCGCTGGACCCGTAACGAGCGGGCCATGCGACTCGGCCAGGAGCTACCGCCCGCGCGGCTGCCCGCCGTACTGGCGATCCTGGTCAGTCTGGGCGCGCTGCTGCTGGTGGTCATGGTGCTGCTGCCGTCGCGGGGTGGCCGGTGA